The following are encoded together in the Salvia hispanica cultivar TCC Black 2014 chromosome 6, UniMelb_Shisp_WGS_1.0, whole genome shotgun sequence genome:
- the LOC125195131 gene encoding uncharacterized protein LOC125195131: MEREREVVEQAAAAEQIPRPIRRRTFVCREHDVAHQRLFTDYFAEQPRWGPTVFHRRFRMRRDLFVSIVQTLEARDEYFQYREEGICRPGLTPLQKCTVVLRQLAYDTTADMFDEYLHVGPTAEDCQALMKMHETAHDFPGMLGSIDSESNNDINVLNSSNLFADQCRGRGPAIEFTANGRQYRMGYYLADGIYPRWPVFLKSISCPMGDRRVLFAAKQEAARKDVERAFGVLQSRWAIVKGPTRFWFKEVIADVMYACIILHNKIVEH; this comes from the exons ATGGAGCGCGAGCGTGAAGTGGTGGagcaggcggcggcggcggaacAGATCCCTCGGCCGATTCGACGTCGGACGTTTGTCTGTCGCGAGCACGACGTAGCTCACCAACGTCTATTCACAGACTATTTTGCCGAGCAACCACGGTGGGGCCCGACGGTTTTTCACCGCCGTTTTAGAATGCGGCGAGATCTTTTTGTCAGCATTGTCCAGACGTTGGAGGCACGTGATGAATACTTCCAGTATCGGGAAGAAGGCATCTGCAGACCCGGACTTACGCCGTTGCAGAAGTGCACGGTTGTGCTccggcagttggcctacgacACCACGgcggatatgttcgacgagtaccttcacGTTGG GCCGACTGCTGAGGATTGCCAGGCACTGATGAAGATGCACGAGACGGCGCACGACTTTCCTGGAATGCTAGGGAGCATCGATT CAGAGTcaaacaacgacatcaacgtcctcaactcatCCAACCTCTTCGCCGATCAATGCAGGGGTCGTGGCCCGGCCATCGAGTTCACTGCCAACGGACGTCAATATCGTATGGGGTACTACTTGGCCGATGGCATATACCCAAGGTGGCCTGTTTTTTTGAAGTCAATCAGTTGCCCAATGGGTGACAGGAGAGTGTTATTTGCGGCAAAGCAGGAGGCTGCgcggaaggatgtggagcgggcttttggtgtgctccaatcgcggtgGGCAATAGTGAAAGGTCCGACGCGTTTCTGGTTCAAGGAAGTCATCGCCGatgtcatgtatgcgtgcatcatcttGCATAACAAGATAGTCGAACATTAA
- the LOC125193500 gene encoding transcription initiation factor TFIID subunit 8-like, whose translation MLPNMSNGEGKDKFLSEKENPQAMRKKKKLGEDEFAQAIAKNVVAQVCESLGFQSFQQSALDNLADVAMRYVREIGKTASSYANLANRTQCNVFDVIQGLEHLGSVQGFSGASDVRHCLTRSSVVKDIIRYVSLADEIPFVYPIPAFPVVKEKVLDLRVSQSEEIPRDEHIPSWLPMFPDPATYAELSSGNEKDSETEAVKIQQVEQQNRRAERSLLNLQQKFMCNGTEAGVVVEQGDAAKAQRAAENNPFLATPLQFGEKEVSLPTLPARIIDESMEYGYHQSHKIMENQVSVMEPSLQTNEAARNGPCEPEDRRMIPVNGRPNVQFKFGNVKKSLSMVTNPRNNSTGRTSPWFDDDHDGAYEKKDRAEMILWENTENPPEMSNV comes from the coding sequence ATGTTGCCTAATATGAGCAATGGAGAGGGGAAAGATAAGTTCTTGAGTGAGAAAGAGAATCCGCAGGCAatgaggaagaaaaagaagttgGGGGAAGACGAATTTGCGCAGGCCATTGCCAAGAATGTGGTGGCGCAGGTTTGTGAAAGTTTAGGTTTTCAGAGCTTTCAGCAGTCTGCATTGGATAATCTTGCCGATGTGGCGATGAGGTATGTTCGGGAAATAGGGAAAACTGCGTCTTCTTATGCAAATTTAGCTAATAGGACGCAGTGTAATGTCTTCGATGTGATTCAAGGGTTGGAGCATTTGGGCTCAGTTCAGGGCTTTTCCGGTGCTTCTGATGTTAGGCATTGCCTTACAAGATCAAGCGTTGTTAAGGATATTATTCGATATGTTAGTCTAGCAGATGAAATCCCATTTGTATATCCGATCCCTGCTTTTCCCGTTGTGAAAGAAAAGGTATTGGACCTTAGAGTTTCTCAGTCAGAGGAAATCCCCCGTGACGAACATATACCTTCCTGGTTGCCCATGTTTCCAGATCCTGCTACTTATGCAGAGTTAAGTTCTGGAAATGAGAAAGACTCAGAAACAGAGGCGGTTAAGATTCAGCAGGTTGAACAGCAGAACAGGAGGGCTGAGAGGTCTTTACTGAATTTGCAGCAGAAATTTATGTGTAATGGAACTGAAGCAGGAGTAGTTGTTGAACAAGGGGATGCTGCAAAGGCACAACGAGCAGCAGAAAACAATCCATTTCTTGCTACTCCTCTTCAATTCGGGGAAAAGGAGGTATCTTTGCCCACTCTGCCAGCTAGAATTATTGATGAATCTATGGAGTATGGTTATCATCAAAGTCACAAAATTATGGAAAACCAAGTCTCAGTTATGGAGCCATCTTTGCAAACCAATGAAGCTGCAAGGAATGGTCCTTGTGAACCCGAGGACAGGAGAATGATTCCTGTAAATGGGAGGCCCAATGTACAATTCAAGTTTGGGAATGTGAAGAAATCGTTAAGCATGGTAACAAACCCTCGAAACAACAGCACGGGGAGAACTTCTCCTTGGTTTGATGATGATCATGATGGAGCATATGAGAAGAAAGATAGGGCTGAGATGATCCTTTGGGAAAATACGGAGAATCCACCAGAAATGTCTAATGTGTAA
- the LOC125192680 gene encoding transcription factor TCP24-like, translating into MIGKDDLEEKREGKATSTSTSTWSRLNDPRIVRVARAMGGKDRHSKVCTVRGLRDRRVRLSVPTAIQLYDLQDRLGLNQPSKVVDWLLDAAKNEIDDLPPLQIPPHMLNQSWIRNQEQHDDQQFHLQNPSSFANSSGSSSSFGRWDPSNLTLSQTPISLGLPSHQHQDFQSHHHQLLVYQAAHPYFVPQINAASHTKHPSFHTSDLSSSSHIIRPVDFNMTADLLPSQNSEVEDLNKRGHL; encoded by the coding sequence ATGATTGGAAAGGATGATTTGGAAGAGAAGAGGGAGGGCAAGGCGacatcaacatcaacatcGACATGGTCGAGACTAAATGACCCTCGAATAGTCCGAGTGGCGAGAGCCATGGGCGGCAAGGACAGGCACAGCAAGGTCTGCACCGTCCGAGGTCTGAGAGACCGACGTGTGAGGCTGTCCGTCCCCACCGCTATACAGCTCTACGATCTGCAAGACAGATTAGGCCTCAACCAGCCCAGCAAAGTCGTGGACTGGCTCCTCGACGCTGCCAAAAACGAGATCGACGACCTGCCTCCGCTGCAGATCCCTCCCCATATGCTCAACCAATCTTGGATAAGGAACCAAGAACAACATGATGATCAACAATTCCACCTCCAAAATCCTTCCTCTTTTGCAAACTCCAGCGGCAGCAGCAGCTCCTTTGGGAGATGGGATCCTTCCAATTTAACCCTTTCCCAAACTCCCATTAGCCTCGGATTGCCTTCTCACCAACACCAAGATTTTCAGTCACACCACCACCAGCTGCTGGTGTATCAAGCCGCGCACCCCTATTTCGTGCCTCAAATCAATGCTGCCTCCCACACGAAGCACCCGAGCTTCCACACCTCCGACTTGTCAAGTTCTTCGCATATTATTAGACCGGTCGATTTCAACATGACTGCGGATCTTCTCCCCTCACAAAATAGTGAGGTGGAAGACCTGAACAAGCGCGGCCATCTCTAA
- the LOC125193499 gene encoding uncharacterized protein LOC125193499 isoform X2, with product MIKFQLSRICNQAIWTHFNKLSALRLGRIINRSARIVAGSVTKISEKEQGQQHPMNSSTYEDDFPPLSANESKQKPEMAQNVIPLQREASNFSTCSGEELVNLNIGPLQREVANLITCSKQNLEEVHDITPHHEASTSTSHLYEAGLPTSFGKKQVHPSKSPKVRQTHHEQREAKRRPKPSSSTPIDEPFDICPHQTSESGSCVNKRTEGELSVMRQPAEENEENKGITEGNDSEDLGEESALVLGPGMVLLKHYIPFLEQVNIVNKCRELGCGPGGFYRPGYNDGAKLRLYMMCLGLDWNPQTASYGERRCHDNAAPPLLPNEFISLVCRALDHSHSLIKRNLKADNVDNVLPKMSPDVCIVNFYTSSGRLGLHQDRDETWESLDKRLPVVSISIGDSAEFLYGEQRDVNKAKSVSLESGDVLIFGGESRHIFHGVKAIIPDTAPPALLERTGLQPGRLNLTFRKY from the exons ATGATTAAATTCCAGTTGAGCCGGATCTGCAATCAAGCAATTTGGACTCATTTCAACAAATTGAGTGCTCTTCGTCTTGGAAGGATCATTAACAGAAGCGCAAGAATTGTAGCTGGTTCCGTCACTAAG ATTTCAGAGAAAGAACAAGGGCAGCAGCATCCTATGAATTCATCAACATATGAGGATGATTTTCCTCCACTCTCTGCCAATGAATCTAAGCAGAAACCGGAGATGGCTCAAAATGTCATTCCATTGCAACGTGAAGCATCTAACTTTAGCACTTGTTCTGGAGAGGAGTTGGTGAATCTCAACATAGGGCCATTGCAACGTGAAGTAGCCAACTTGATCACTTGTTCCAAGCAGAATTTGGAGGAGGTTCACGACATCACACCACACCATGAAGCTTCTACTTCAACTAGTCACCTTTATGAAGCAGGCTTGCCCACCAGCTTTGGGAAGAAGCAAGTTCATCCTTCTAAAAGTCCGAAGGTTCGCCAAACTCATCATGAACAGCGAGAGGCTAAGAGACGACCAAAGCCCTCTTCCAGTACTCCAATAGACGAGCCCTTTGATATATGCCCTCATCAAACCTCGGAATCTGGAAGTTGTGTGAATAAGAGAACTGAAGGAGAATTGTCTGTGATGAGACAGCCAGCCGAGGAGAATGAAGAAAACAAAGGTATTACCGAGGGAAATGATTCAGAAGACTTAGGTGAAGAGAGTGCGTTGGTATTGGGGCCTGGAATGGTTTTACTCAAGCACTATATTCCCTTCTTGGAGCAG GTGAACATTGTAAACAAGTGTCGAGAATTAGGTTGTGGTCCTGGGGGGTTTTATCGACCTGGTTATAATGATGGTGCAAAACTGCGTTTGTATATGATGTGTTTGGGTCTAGACTGGAATCCTCAAACAGCAAGCTATGGAGAGAGGCGCTGCCACGACAATGCTGcacctcctcttcttcctaATGAGTTTATTTCTTTAGTGTGCAGAGCACTTGACCATTCCCACAGTCTAATAAAAAGAAACCTGAAGGCTGACAATGTTGACAATGTACTTCCTAAAATGTCTCCTGATGTGTGCATTGTCAACTTCTACACTAGCAGCGGGCGGCTTGGTCTTCATCAG GATCGAGATGAAACATGGGAGAGTCTTGATAAAAGGCTACCCGTTGTATCAATCTCCATTGGCGATTCAGCTGAATTTCTATATGGCGAGCAGAGAGATGTTAACAAGGCTAAAAGCGTCTCACTAGAATCAGGAGACGTGCTGATCTTTGGTGGTGAATCAAGGCATATCTTTCACGGGGTGAAAGCGATTATTCCCGACACAGCTCCTCCTGCCTTGCTGGAAAGGACAGGACTTCAACCAGGTCGCCTCAACCTCACTTTCCGAAAATATTGA
- the LOC125193499 gene encoding uncharacterized protein LOC125193499 isoform X3, producing the protein MNSSTYEDDFPPLSANESKQKPEMAQNVIPLQREASNFSTCSGEELVNLNIGPLQREVANLITCSKQNLEEVHDITPHHEASTSTSHLYEAGLPTSFGKKQVHPSKSPKVRQTHHEQREAKRRPKPSSSTPIDEPFDICPHQTSESGSCVNKRTEGELSVMRQPAEENEENKGITEGNDSEDLGEESALVLGPGMVLLKHYIPFLEQVNIVNKCRELGCGPGGFYRPGYNDGAKLRLYMMCLGLDWNPQTASYGERRCHDNAAPPLLPNEFISLVCRALDHSHSLIKRNLKADNVDNVLPKMSPDVCIVNFYTSSGRLGLHQDRDETWESLDKRLPVVSISIGDSAEFLYGEQRDVNKAKSVSLESGDVLIFGGESRHIFHGVKAIIPDTAPPALLERTGLQPGRLNLTFRKY; encoded by the exons ATGAATTCATCAACATATGAGGATGATTTTCCTCCACTCTCTGCCAATGAATCTAAGCAGAAACCGGAGATGGCTCAAAATGTCATTCCATTGCAACGTGAAGCATCTAACTTTAGCACTTGTTCTGGAGAGGAGTTGGTGAATCTCAACATAGGGCCATTGCAACGTGAAGTAGCCAACTTGATCACTTGTTCCAAGCAGAATTTGGAGGAGGTTCACGACATCACACCACACCATGAAGCTTCTACTTCAACTAGTCACCTTTATGAAGCAGGCTTGCCCACCAGCTTTGGGAAGAAGCAAGTTCATCCTTCTAAAAGTCCGAAGGTTCGCCAAACTCATCATGAACAGCGAGAGGCTAAGAGACGACCAAAGCCCTCTTCCAGTACTCCAATAGACGAGCCCTTTGATATATGCCCTCATCAAACCTCGGAATCTGGAAGTTGTGTGAATAAGAGAACTGAAGGAGAATTGTCTGTGATGAGACAGCCAGCCGAGGAGAATGAAGAAAACAAAGGTATTACCGAGGGAAATGATTCAGAAGACTTAGGTGAAGAGAGTGCGTTGGTATTGGGGCCTGGAATGGTTTTACTCAAGCACTATATTCCCTTCTTGGAGCAG GTGAACATTGTAAACAAGTGTCGAGAATTAGGTTGTGGTCCTGGGGGGTTTTATCGACCTGGTTATAATGATGGTGCAAAACTGCGTTTGTATATGATGTGTTTGGGTCTAGACTGGAATCCTCAAACAGCAAGCTATGGAGAGAGGCGCTGCCACGACAATGCTGcacctcctcttcttcctaATGAGTTTATTTCTTTAGTGTGCAGAGCACTTGACCATTCCCACAGTCTAATAAAAAGAAACCTGAAGGCTGACAATGTTGACAATGTACTTCCTAAAATGTCTCCTGATGTGTGCATTGTCAACTTCTACACTAGCAGCGGGCGGCTTGGTCTTCATCAG GATCGAGATGAAACATGGGAGAGTCTTGATAAAAGGCTACCCGTTGTATCAATCTCCATTGGCGATTCAGCTGAATTTCTATATGGCGAGCAGAGAGATGTTAACAAGGCTAAAAGCGTCTCACTAGAATCAGGAGACGTGCTGATCTTTGGTGGTGAATCAAGGCATATCTTTCACGGGGTGAAAGCGATTATTCCCGACACAGCTCCTCCTGCCTTGCTGGAAAGGACAGGACTTCAACCAGGTCGCCTCAACCTCACTTTCCGAAAATATTGA
- the LOC125193499 gene encoding uncharacterized protein LOC125193499 isoform X1, whose protein sequence is MIKFQLSRICNQAIWTHFNKLSALRLGRIINRSARIVAGSVTKLQISEKEQGQQHPMNSSTYEDDFPPLSANESKQKPEMAQNVIPLQREASNFSTCSGEELVNLNIGPLQREVANLITCSKQNLEEVHDITPHHEASTSTSHLYEAGLPTSFGKKQVHPSKSPKVRQTHHEQREAKRRPKPSSSTPIDEPFDICPHQTSESGSCVNKRTEGELSVMRQPAEENEENKGITEGNDSEDLGEESALVLGPGMVLLKHYIPFLEQVNIVNKCRELGCGPGGFYRPGYNDGAKLRLYMMCLGLDWNPQTASYGERRCHDNAAPPLLPNEFISLVCRALDHSHSLIKRNLKADNVDNVLPKMSPDVCIVNFYTSSGRLGLHQDRDETWESLDKRLPVVSISIGDSAEFLYGEQRDVNKAKSVSLESGDVLIFGGESRHIFHGVKAIIPDTAPPALLERTGLQPGRLNLTFRKY, encoded by the exons ATGATTAAATTCCAGTTGAGCCGGATCTGCAATCAAGCAATTTGGACTCATTTCAACAAATTGAGTGCTCTTCGTCTTGGAAGGATCATTAACAGAAGCGCAAGAATTGTAGCTGGTTCCGTCACTAAG TTGCAGATTTCAGAGAAAGAACAAGGGCAGCAGCATCCTATGAATTCATCAACATATGAGGATGATTTTCCTCCACTCTCTGCCAATGAATCTAAGCAGAAACCGGAGATGGCTCAAAATGTCATTCCATTGCAACGTGAAGCATCTAACTTTAGCACTTGTTCTGGAGAGGAGTTGGTGAATCTCAACATAGGGCCATTGCAACGTGAAGTAGCCAACTTGATCACTTGTTCCAAGCAGAATTTGGAGGAGGTTCACGACATCACACCACACCATGAAGCTTCTACTTCAACTAGTCACCTTTATGAAGCAGGCTTGCCCACCAGCTTTGGGAAGAAGCAAGTTCATCCTTCTAAAAGTCCGAAGGTTCGCCAAACTCATCATGAACAGCGAGAGGCTAAGAGACGACCAAAGCCCTCTTCCAGTACTCCAATAGACGAGCCCTTTGATATATGCCCTCATCAAACCTCGGAATCTGGAAGTTGTGTGAATAAGAGAACTGAAGGAGAATTGTCTGTGATGAGACAGCCAGCCGAGGAGAATGAAGAAAACAAAGGTATTACCGAGGGAAATGATTCAGAAGACTTAGGTGAAGAGAGTGCGTTGGTATTGGGGCCTGGAATGGTTTTACTCAAGCACTATATTCCCTTCTTGGAGCAG GTGAACATTGTAAACAAGTGTCGAGAATTAGGTTGTGGTCCTGGGGGGTTTTATCGACCTGGTTATAATGATGGTGCAAAACTGCGTTTGTATATGATGTGTTTGGGTCTAGACTGGAATCCTCAAACAGCAAGCTATGGAGAGAGGCGCTGCCACGACAATGCTGcacctcctcttcttcctaATGAGTTTATTTCTTTAGTGTGCAGAGCACTTGACCATTCCCACAGTCTAATAAAAAGAAACCTGAAGGCTGACAATGTTGACAATGTACTTCCTAAAATGTCTCCTGATGTGTGCATTGTCAACTTCTACACTAGCAGCGGGCGGCTTGGTCTTCATCAG GATCGAGATGAAACATGGGAGAGTCTTGATAAAAGGCTACCCGTTGTATCAATCTCCATTGGCGATTCAGCTGAATTTCTATATGGCGAGCAGAGAGATGTTAACAAGGCTAAAAGCGTCTCACTAGAATCAGGAGACGTGCTGATCTTTGGTGGTGAATCAAGGCATATCTTTCACGGGGTGAAAGCGATTATTCCCGACACAGCTCCTCCTGCCTTGCTGGAAAGGACAGGACTTCAACCAGGTCGCCTCAACCTCACTTTCCGAAAATATTGA